The genomic stretch TCCGCTTGTGAGGGGCCATCGAACAACTCACCGAAGTCTAAACGACAAGGCCAGGAACCTAAGAATCAAATACAATCTTTTAGATGCACATAGTTTTTCAGCGGTCCCTTCTCATCCGGGAAAGAAAAGAGCTAGCAGTGAGGATATTCCAGTTGTCGATCAGGTAAGGGGAACTTCGTTGtattttttcctctttaATTTGGACCTAGGAATCAGACACGAGTTATATAGGGAGTCTTTCTATCGGTACGCCGTAAGTATCCAACACTTTACCTTCTAAAAATTTCCCAGTACCCCGCTTCAGAATGCAAATTGAATGTCTCATCAGATAAAATATGCTAATACAATAATCATAGACCCCAACCTTTCCAAGTTGTCCTTGATACCGGCTCTTCCGATCTGTGGGTTAAAGCACCCCCGTGTTCGGAATGTCAGGGAGAAGATCTTGAAGGCCCGTGTACAGTGTGCGACCCCTCCGCTCCTCTGTTCATGTCTTCGAGCTCTTCTACATTCCAGCCCACAGCTCAACAAGCTATTAAAATTACTTATGGGTCGGGAGCGGTTAGAGGATCCGTGTCTAAAGATGTGGTAATAATGGGGGGCTTTACAGTACCTTCACAAATCTTCCGTGAGCATTATTACCCTTCGTACTTACGAAGGCTATACTCATCGTTATTTTGGACTTGTGTGCAGTGACTGCTTCAACTATAAGTAAAGATATCGTAGACGGGCAGGTGGCGGGCATAATGGGTCTGGCATTTTCCACCCTAAGCGATACTCAAGCGATCCCGTTTTGGCAGCAACTGGCCAATAATGGCGAACTCTCTTCCACAGAAATGTCATTTTGGCTTCAGAGAGACGAGTCACAATCGCAACCTCAATCAGATGAAACTCAGGGAGGTGTGCTCACGTTGGGAGGAAGAAATTCATCACTTTTCGTTGGCGATATCGATTTCAATGACATACCCGTGAATACACCGACGTACTGGCTGCAGGCAGTGTCAGGTAAATTATGTTTTGTGGTAAtatttgttttgttttttcattttcttttgcgTTATCTAGCCGTCACTGTCAATGGGCAGTCTATTGCAATCACAGAGGCGACATCACTTGCTGCTATTGATACGGGGACTACACTTCTAGCAGGCCCCCCTGCAGACGTTGCTGCAATATGGGCGGCTGTTCCAGGCTCTAGCCCGGCTGGAGACAAAGCTCCAGGATTTTATTTCTTTCGTAAGCCATCTGTAAAcgttcctcttccttctttcttaTATACCCGGAAGCTTGCACTACGgatgtttctgtttctttctcttttggaGGCCAGTCTTGGCCAATTGCTGTGCAGGACATGATCCACGGAACTGTCGATCCTGCAGGCACCCTCTGCGTCGGATCTATATACGACCTCAGTCAGGGTACCAATCAACTCCCACCCCCTGGTTCCCCAAACTGGATTGTTGGAGATACATTTTTGGTGGGTCCAATATTTTTGAAACTGTTCTCCTTAGAGAGAAGCTAATATGTATGTCGAAGAAAAATGTCTACACTATATTCCGTATGACTCCGCCTTCAGTTGGCTTTGCGCAACTTTCTGCTCTTGCGGGGGGCTCAGGTACGTGAATATACATCCGATTGATGCTTTCACTGATATATGCAACTTGTATAGATACAGTTTCGTCAACAGATAGTAAAACAACACACTCAAATAGTGATGTCACTACTAGTACGTCTTGACTTtacttcttttttctctacGATAAATCCTTAATCATCTCTTGCTATCAAGTTCATGCAGTGACAAAATCGCTTATGTTATTATTGCTAGTCCAGATGTGCTGGAGCATATTTGGACTTTCTGTGTTTTGATACCTCAATGTCGCTCTCTTA from Psilocybe cubensis strain MGC-MH-2018 chromosome 2, whole genome shotgun sequence encodes the following:
- a CDS encoding Aspartic protease — protein: MSFWLQRDESQSQPQSDETQGGVLTLGGRNSSLFVGDIDFNDIPVNTPTYWLQAVSAVTVNGQSIAITEATSLAAIDTGTTLLAGPPADVAAIWAAVPGSSPAGDKAPGFYFFPCTTDVSVSFSFGGQSWPIAVQDMIHGTVDPAGTLCVGSIYDLSQGTNQLPPPGSPNWIVGDTFLKNVYTIFRMTPPSVGFAQLSALAGGSDTVSSTDSKTTHSNSDVTTIHAVTKSLMLLLLVQMCWSIFGLSVF